TCCTAGGAAAGAACATCCAAGTTCAACAACCAAACAGCTTTGAGGATTATGTCCAAGGGAATGAGCAGAGCAAGTTTGAGGAGAATGTGACCAATATGGAGAACACTGACGTGCAGCAGCCTCAAAAAAACTCCAAGGAAAACAATCCACTGGCGCGTCAAAAAAGAATCAGATCTCGTCCTGGATCTGAAAACTCCAATGGTGGCTGTTTTAAGAAGTCTGGTAACAACAAGAAATCACTTGATTCTAATAATCATATTCCAGCTCTTGGAGACAAAGTTGACTATAGTCAAGCAATTGTACTTGTGACACCCACTGAAAAGAATGGAGAAGATAGATTGGCCTTATCTGACAAGTCCAAACCCAAGGCCAGACCCTCAGACCAGAATTTGCAAGCCCAACAGCAGAAGAGCGTTGTGTTGGCCATAAGAGCTCAAAATTGCAGTACTGGGTCTCCGGTGAAGAATGCAAAAGGTAAAAAAGCTGCTAGTTCTAATAGTACTTGTCAAGCATCTGACAAACAAATTGATTACAGCCAAGCTATTGAATCCATTCCCTTAGCTGAGAGGGACAAGGGAGAAAGGTCAGGATTGTATGTGGAGCCAAAATTTTCATCTGATTCCTTCAATCAGGTAGCTTCATCAATGTACTTAACACTACCAAGTGTCCTGGCAAAGCCCCACATAGCAAATCATAGGCCTGATACTTCTTCGTTTAGCTATATGCAACCGAGAATTGCCCAGAATCAAGCAGGCATTAGTTCAGAAAGATCAAATCTAATACTGGGTTCAACTAGTCATCTTGGATACTTTCAAGGCATGCAGCCAGAAGAAAGAAGTAGATACTCACACTACGCTCAAATGAATCCTAGAGATAtcaatttcttcaaccagaaCAATTCCACAACTTCAATTGTGGGAAGTGGATTTTCAGTTCCTTTGCAGGCTGTAAGTGGTGGCTTTATAATTCCAAATCAATTTGACTTGGAAAATCTACCCCGAGAGAACAATAACACACTGGGTCTGACAATGAATGAAGGAGCTATAAGGTTTTCTGGGGGAGGATACTCTTTGCCAGATCCTTACATTGCCAACTTCCATAGCCATTCAAATTATAGAACTGATGGCAGACTAATGACATATCAAGACAGCTGTCGATTTCCGAAGTAGATTCATCTGTTGAACTTGTGTTTGTGCTTTCAGAAAGGGTTGAATTCAAGATCCTCTTGCACTATTTTTTCCATGGTTTCTCAATATTTTCTGGTTGAAAGAGTTGAGGGAATGCTCATTCACTCAGTTTGGCAAGTGTTTCTTGAAGTTTCAAATCTCTGCTGTTTCTTTCCTTCTTGAGGTTTCTCTGCAACACCTTGTTATGTTCATtacagaagaaaaagaaaagatacaTAAGAAATAATTGCGTTTGCTTTTGATGCAATTtcaccatatatatatatcttatcTTTTTTATCCCCTTTGAAAAGGCTGCTTCCTACTTAGATGCTTGAGGAAGTTATTTAATTGGTTTTGATAATTCACTGCTCATACAATTTCCAATAAATAGAAATTCATTGTATAAATATTGGTGTTGGTAAACGTCACTTCTCACCTTGCAAATTTCAATTCGGGCGCACCAATCAGATCAGATTAATTGATGATTAGTTTATTATAAGTATAGTTTTATATGagaataaatttataatcattaaatattatagttGAGTAATATTGTAATTACCattttaacaaattaatataaattatttatacagTTCAAGCAAGTAATATTAGCTGatttttagaaaagaaaaatcctTTTTTCCCCAATTATATGTTATATCTTTTTATTGGTGTTATTACAATGGGAAAATCCTTAAGGGGAAAACATCCTTTAAGAAAATGATTTCTtttaaaaggggaaaaaaaaaaaaaaaaggaaagactcTTTCTTGGTTCTCTCTCTATATGACTGTATCTCAGTCTGCTTTAAGTTGTGTTTCAAAGGGAATTTAATTAAGAGGAGGACCCATGGATTTGAAGAAGTTCTGCTTGCTAATCTCTGTTGCGGCTGTGATTTCGTTGGTCTGTTACCCGCCTTCTGTTACAGCTGGGGACATAGTGCATGACGATGATTCATCTCCCAAAAAGCCTGGCTGCGAGAACGACTTCATCCTGGTAGAGCTTTTGATGCTGCTTTTTCTCCCCATCccagttatttttttttatgatttcttAACTGGGTCTTGCTTATTTTGTCTGTTGGTTGAATTTTGGTTTTGTTAATGTCTTTATATGATGTATAGCTGTTGAAAATTGTAATTTGTGTTAGTTTGGTATTTTAACTTGATTACGTGTCTTCGTCTTCTCCTTTTTCCTTctaatctttctttttttcttctgtaATTTGGAACTAGTAATGTGAATATGTGATCCTCAAAAGTGGACCTGCTGAGTTTCATCTCTTCTTTTACTTTCCCAATTAATTAGATTTTCTCAATTTTGTGAATATTTATTAGCAGCATATCAGCTGATCTGTCCATTTGTTTATTTAGCTTTGGAAAGttcaaaagtaaaattaaaaaattatgattaaaattgtttatttttctggTGATAATTGAACTCCTTTATTTCTCTCATCTTGGTTCTCTGTTgggttttaaattaatattaaatgctTATACTTTATGAACTAGTACTAGGTTTGGCATTTAACGCTATTAGTTCTGGCATGCTTTTAATTATGTTTGATTTCCAAGCCAAAGCTTCGCACTTTGTAGGGAAATTGCATTGGTTAGATTCTACTGGAGCATAATTTGCATTGAAATTGTGCTTTGTTTGGGTTTACCTCCTTGCAGTGCTATAATTACCTGTTAATCTGGGGAGTGCTTTTGTTAGGTAAAAGTTCAAACTTGGGTTAATGGAATAGAGAATGCTGAGTTTGTTGGTGTGGGTGCTAGATTTGGCACTACCATTGTGTCGAAGGAGAAAAATGCAAATCAAACTCGCCTCACTCTTTCAGATCCTCGAGATTGTTGTACTCCTCCCAagaaaaaggtttttttttttttgttctttttgaGTAGTTGTATTTTTTACCACTTCAGGGTGAATCCTTAGGCGTTTGCTAAAGCCAGCAGTTTTCAATCTATTAGCTTGATAGGGATGTCATTATGGTTGATCGAGGCAAGTGCAAATTCACAACCAAAACAAATAATGCAGAAGCTGCCGGTGCTTCTGCTGTCCTTATAATAAATAACCAAAAAGGTAATTAGCATATTTGCTGTTGTTATTTGATGCATCTGTTTAAGCAGTAAATGTTTCAGTAGAGCAATGTTAATCAACAGATGTAATATTTGTATTGTCTGATATTAGATAACTCATCTTTTATTATTAACCTCATCAATTCAATTGAGATAATCACAGGGTTCAACTAGTTGGAGTTGTCTACATAAGTACTCTGTTTCTCTGTGTTATTCAAACTTCAGATGTTTAGAAATCAGATGCTTCTCTTTTATCTTTAATCTGCACTACTTTTGATCTGCCTTTGGTTCTCTTTATTCCTTGTAATGAAACTTCTTCACCAGTGACTTCAAATGCATATGTTAAATATCGCTTGGTAGGGAACTGACCTTGAATATAGCTATgacttttaaatataaagacTTGATAATTACAGTATGTATATTCTCTGACTTCAAAATATAGTATTCTACTTTCAGATTTTTCCCTTTTTACTCATTTTGCAAGAAACGCCTTATTTCTTCTGTAGAACTTTACAAGATGGTTTGTGAGCCAGATGAAACTGATCTTGACATAAAAATACCTGCTGTTATGCTCCCACAAGATGCTGGTGCAAGCTTGGAAAAAATGCTACTGAATAGCTCATCTGGTAAGATTTTCCACAGCCTATATAAATGTgaaacaaaatataaatttagtcTTTATTGGTGAAAAGCTGATGTAGATGCTATTTATTCATTCCATTGATAACTTCCGGTCCAAGTAACTGCCTGTTTTATGGCATCTACTGTGTATCCATTTGGCCTTCACAGTTCACATCCTAAATGATAAACAGTTTTGGCTTTAAGTCCCAACAAATGTTATCTCCATGCTTCCTTATTATCATAAAGCTGTCTAAATTTTCTGTCTTGCCAGTGTCTGTGCAGCTTTACTCTCCGAACCGGCCACTAGTTGATATAGCCGAAGTATTCTTGTGGCTGACGGCAGTTGTTACAATATTGTGTGCATCTTACTGGTCTGCATGGAGTACCAGAGAAGCAACTATTGAACATGACAAGCTATTGAAGGTGATCTTCCTATCTATGTAAAATATGATCAATTAATAACTCCTTTCCAGTGGTGGCATACTTTTTCCAGTTTATTTGCTAATTTACAAGTCTTTTCTTCACTTAGGATGCTGTGGATGAAATTCCAAATTACAAGGTCATTGGTGTTAGTAGTGTTGTAGACATCAACACAACATCAGCTGTCCTGTTTGTTGTTGTCGCTTCATGCTTCTTGGTCATGCTTTACAAACTTATGTCATACTGGTTTGTTGAGCTTTTGGTGGTTCTTTTCTGCGTAGGTGGGGTCGAGgtaaacttttttcttttccaCACTGCAATTATCCCACATGTGTGGATTAAGGCACCgcttaatattatatatatatatatatatatatatatcctaaGTTTCATTAGTACTGCtgtttttcattaattatcatGCAAATTGTGGTCA
This is a stretch of genomic DNA from Manihot esculenta cultivar AM560-2 chromosome 2, M.esculenta_v8, whole genome shotgun sequence. It encodes these proteins:
- the LOC110610046 gene encoding signal peptide peptidase-like 2 — protein: MDLKKFCLLISVAAVISLVCYPPSVTAGDIVHDDDSSPKKPGCENDFILVKVQTWVNGIENAEFVGVGARFGTTIVSKEKNANQTRLTLSDPRDCCTPPKKKLDRDVIMVDRGKCKFTTKTNNAEAAGASAVLIINNQKELYKMVCEPDETDLDIKIPAVMLPQDAGASLEKMLLNSSSVSVQLYSPNRPLVDIAEVFLWLTAVVTILCASYWSAWSTREATIEHDKLLKDAVDEIPNYKVIGVSSVVDINTTSAVLFVVVASCFLVMLYKLMSYWFVELLVVLFCVGGVEGLQTCLVALLSRWFKHAGESYVKIPFFGALSYLTLAVSPFCIAFAAVWAVYRNVSLAWIGQDILGIALIITVLQIVHVPNLKVGTVLLSCAFLYDIFWVFISKTLFHESVMIVVARGDRSGVDGIPMLLKIPRMFDPWGGYSIIGFGDILLPGLLIAFSLRYDWLANKSLRAGYFLWAMIAYGLGLLITYVALNLMDGHGQPALLYIVPFTLGTFLTLGKKRGDLNNLWTRGEPERSCPHVRLEHLHELNLEK
- the LOC122723103 gene encoding uncharacterized protein LOC122723103, coding for MFANSKMREELKFHQRWEFRRGDSDFDSSTDNSKSSLGGGSASNKRKLVSSLVLVDNGETCEASKFQQNGNNDSCISGQFELGKAEKGKRRRSKNDNLAHNEKKRGSRNRKEVSPNKGKTTTNECSALDDLKNYMNSLLGELKVTRKDLLLWMRKELEKLVAEEKASESERNEGSFHLQHQNNSEDNERVQYQSLLGKNIQVQQPNSFEDYVQGNEQSKFEENVTNMENTDVQQPQKNSKENNPLARQKRIRSRPGSENSNGGCFKKSGNNKKSLDSNNHIPALGDKVDYSQAIVLVTPTEKNGEDRLALSDKSKPKARPSDQNLQAQQQKSVVLAIRAQNCSTGSPVKNAKGKKAASSNSTCQASDKQIDYSQAIESIPLAERDKGERSGLYVEPKFSSDSFNQVASSMYLTLPSVLAKPHIANHRPDTSSFSYMQPRIAQNQAGISSERSNLILGSTSHLGYFQGMQPEERSRYSHYAQMNPRDINFFNQNNSTTSIVGSGFSVPLQAVSGGFIIPNQFDLENLPRENNNTLGLTMNEGAIRFSGGGYSLPDPYIANFHSHSNYRTDGRLMTYQDSCRFPK